The genomic stretch CTGCGTGTTTTCAAGGTAATGGAGTCGCTCCCGGGGGTTGCTTACAGATATTCTCGGTTGAGCATTTAAAGCTGAAAGCATTTGGTCAAGACAAGCtaggctgggcagagggagcaaaGCCAggtttaaaggttttattttgcttccaCCATAGAGTgtgacagacctgggttcaaatcccagtcgGCTGTGCAGACATAGGCAAGTGACtgtacttctctgagcctcagtttccactacTGTGAACTGGGGATAATAAAGCTACCCTTCAAAAGGGAGCTGGGCATCGAATGTTTTTGCCTATCTAGCGTCCTTCCCCTATTCCAGTACCAGCAACTTCTCCCATGTTCTGGGGAGCTGTATCTCCTAGCTACAACCATGGTCTACTAGAGAGACTGCTGATATGCCCACCCCCCAGGGGGCACGTGACTCTGTCCTGACCAGTCAGATTCCTTCCCTGGAAAGTGAGCCATTCATGCTTTCCTTCTGCAGCGGCCAAGCTAGGAGGATGCCAGCCTCGAGCTGCCCATGACCATGTCTCCTGTGGGTAGGGGagcaggcatggctggatccaggagtTCAGCTGAAGTCCTTAGAGCTCCATCTCTGTTCCTGTCATGATTCTGCTCTCCTCCAAGCTGGTGTACTCCAATTCCATGCCCATCTCTGAACCAGTCTCTCCCACCAGGCTTTATTGGCTAGAAGGGCTCATTTATCCATAACATGGGATGGTTAGAGAGCTGCTGGCGGTCATCTCCCAAGGAAAGATTAAGGGGCTGCTCCCAGAGAAGGGCAATGGGTCATGATAAGTGAAAGCCCCAGACTGGCTCCTGCATCCCTGgcagagagagcgtgtgcatggGGTGGAAGTGTGAAGAGACCTTCTGTGGACCCAGAATTCAGTGTGGCGGAAGGACAGGCACAGGGGCTGGGGGTGTGACAAGAAAGAGGCTGAAGAGAGAGATTGGAATGAGATCTGGAAGGGCCTACCTTGTCCTGCAAGTAACAGTGAGGTCTCCACATCGTGGGGCTGtttgcatggggtggggggatgagacaggtccccccatccccaccccaacacCGGACACACTTTTGTACAAACTCTTCTTGTACGTATGggcactcactaaatatttggGAAAGAAATAATTCTCAAATTCTCCAGGAAAAGAGGAGTTATAAAGATGGAGGGGCGCGAAAGGGAATGTGAACGTGCCTATTGAAAGATGTGTTGGAGGGACAGATGGACTCAGAATTGTCCCAGGtgcacttttatttctttaagtaaactctacatccaacatggggcttaaactcacaaccctgagaggggtcccatgttctactgactaagtcagccaggcgccccctgggcaTTCTTCATGAATAGATAGGACTTCTCTTCCTAAGGAGTCCTGTGAGATAGGgatgttaataataataagctGAAGTTTCTGGAATACAATGGGCCTTAACATGGTGCTAAGCGCTTTATTTACACCAGCATCTCAAGTTAATTCTCCTAACAACCCAACGAGGTAGGcattatttcacacacacacccctccctcctCATCCCAGACTGCTCGGTggtccagagaggtgaagtgatttgcccgaggtcacacagcacagaGGCAGCAGAAGTGAGGTTCGAATGTGGATTCGTGGTGATTTCCTACTGCGCTGAAGTGGGCCCTTTTTGCTCCTCCTGGGCAATGTTTATTTGCTCATTTCTGGCATGAGGATTATTTTCTCAGTGTCACCGGAGAAGACGATGGTCCTCCCCTGGACCTTGGTCCTGCGGGGCCACCCGATCGTAGGCAGGAGGCTGGCTAGCACTGCGTTAAGGATGGCAGTCACATAGCCCCAGCCCAGCTGGCACTGCCCGCTGCGGTACACAGAGGAGGCTCCGCAGGCTTCCTTGGCAAATGGGGAGGCCAGGCTGACGGGGAAAACCAGCAGGCCCACAATGGTAGTGGTGGCTGGAGACGGAAGGAAGGAACACCAGTGTGTCAGTCAAGGGACTCTGGGCTAACCTCATGCCAGGACTCATTGATCCACCCTCCTATCTACCCTCCCATTCATGAGTCCATTCACTTATATATTGACTTATCATCTATCCTTTTACCCCATCACTCAACTAGTCTTCCACCCAACTGTCCATCTACTCACCCACCCATTCAACCATATTCTAACCCCCTCATCTCTTCATCCCCCTATCCACCTATCCATTCACTTATCTGTCCATCTACCCGTCTGCCCACTTAGCCACCTGCACcccatccaaccatccatacacccacccatccacctactcgtccatccgtctgtccacccatccacccaccacccacccagccacccactcaatcatccatccgtccatccatccatccatccatccacccacctacccatccacccacccacccatctgtccaccaacccatccatccatccatccatccatccatccatccatccacctacccgtccatccatctatcatccaCTAATACATAGATCCATCCATCAGTTCACCTACTTACCTACCCAccctgtcattcattcattcaccaaccCACCTATCcgtgcatgcattcattcatcaaaaCTGTTGCAGGTGCTGTGGTGGGCACTATGAGCCTAAGGAAATAAACTATACGTCCTCACCTTCAAGGACTCTCGGTGCCGGAGAATCACATGACCCTAGCTTCTCTTGCTGCTCTTCAGCCACATTGGTCTGCTTACAGTTCTGTGAACACACTGAGCTCACTTGTCTCTATGCTTTTGCCCCCAATGTTCCCATTACCTGAAATTCCCTTTTATATTTGACCAATGCCCACCTGTACTTTCAGACTCAGCCCAAGCGatacctccttcaggaagccttcgTTAACATTCTCCTCCCTCCTGGAGTTTTTCCTTTCGTCTTGTGCTCATCCCTAGCTTATCAGATATCCATTGAGTTGTAACTGCCTGATGCCCCCCCCCAGACACTGCACAAGCCTAGGACTAAGGACTATATAGCTCCGTccattgattcaacaaatatttagtgagcatctattatgtgcgaagcactgtgccaggtgctggtgaTGCCAAGGCAAACGTgaccttgccctcaaggagctgatGTTGTAGCAGAGAGAGATGAACAGTCATCAGGCCGGCAGATGAGTAAGCGCTGTGAAAAATACAGACCAAGGTGAGAGGTAGGAGAATCTTGGGAGAGGGGAGCTCCCTTGCCTAGAGGTCATGGGAGATCTCACTGAGACGTGATATCTGAGCAACGTAGAGCAGCAAGACATGTAAGGTCTGAGAGAAGAGAATCCCAGGCTGAGGGGACAAGCATGCTGTATCATGGAACAGAAAGCAAGCCATGCGGCTGGAGCATGTGGAGCCTGGCAGAAGGGGTAAGAGGTGAGATTGGCGAGGGAAGGAGGGTTTCATCAGGCAGAGCCTCATGGGCCATGACGAGGAGTGTGGATTTTGCTCTGAGTGTAACAGGAAGTCACTAGAGGGTAGATAAACCAGTTTGAGTGGCCCAATCTGATTTCAGTTTTAACAGGACCTGTTTGGCCAGTGTGCAGACAGACTCTAAGGGGCAAAGGTGGCAGCAGAGAGACATGTGAGGTGGTTATCACTCTAATCCAGGTGAGAGGTGGTGGGGGATTAATTGCATGAGGGTTGCAGTTGAGCCCTGGGCTAGACCATCCAGAGCCTAGGTGGGAGTTAGAGAAAAGCAGCCTTCCTGGGGAGTTGCAGCCTGGCCATTTCACAGCTTAGCAAGCGGCGCATAGGCTAGACTTCAGCATCTCTCAGCCCTCAGTGGGGTTtccttgtgcagtgcacaacctgatCAACTGTGTATGGTGGTCCTGGTAAAGATGATACAAAGTGGATGggtgagagagaaacaaaggggACAGACTATTAGGACTGGGTTTAGCTAAGGGCAGGAGAGAGTGATGTTAAGTATGCCATTCCCTCCCCACGATTTTTGGCTTGCTCAAGAACCAGAAAGTCTTCAGTTCTAGGGTTTATCTCTGAGATTCAACATAGGAGGCCCAGCTCTGCTCACAgggatcattcattcattcattcattctacaaacacGTCTGGAATGCTTGCTATGTGACAGTGGATTTACCTGCAGCTGCCTGCACCCCTGGCATTGGGCCACTGCCCCTTCTGGGACACAGTCCTTTGGGGGCCAGAGCCCAAGATAGGAGGAGAACTGCATTAAAGGCCAACAAGAGCCATCCTCCAAGGAGAATTGCAGCCGAGACCTgtcaggaagaaagaggaaggagggtaTTGAATGGGGCAGATAGGCGCAGGTGTATGTCTCTCTGTTTATTGGTCAGCTACTAGTCCTTAAACCCCCAACAGGTCTGtgctattattacccccattttacatataCACAAACTGAGGTCCAAGGAGGTTGAGTCATTTCCCTCAGGACACACAGCTAATTAAGTGGTAAAGCCAGAATTAAGATCCAGATTTACAGCCACCATACCCCACCTTTACTGAATACCTGCTATAAGATGGGATCACAAGGAGAGGCACCCTTGTAATTATTGGCTTTAGAGGCTGTATAATCTTCCTTAGAGGTGTTGAACTGGGAGGCCTGACCCCTCGTCCACATTGTTAAATTTGGTAATGTGTATCGTAACAGACTTTCAACACCTTAGCTGTGGTTTTCAAACTTAGCAGCACTCAGAGGGTGGCCAGGTAGGTGTGTACAGGTCGTACACTGTACAACCCTTGGAGAGGCCTTGGGATCATCATAGATTTGCATATTCGTTACAGTCCTTTTCCAGCAGATGGCAGTATAGTGTCCTGAAGAAGGGGAAACCTCTTAATTTCTACTAAGATGCTATAGGGACTTGAAGCTGCCTTTAGAATCCTCCTGGGTGTTTGCTAAAATGCAGATAGCCAGACTCCACAGCACACCTGCAGACTCAGAGGCTCAGTGTGGGGTAGGCGGTGGGGGCTagaactgcccccccccccccccgcctctggTGGATTTGATAGTGCCCCGAGGTCCCAGCCCAGGTCTTACCTTCCAGGCAAAGTCAGGAATATCTTCCAGGGACCTGAAGGTCCCACAGCTCTGGTTCCAGCTGTCACCCCGAGGCCAGGAGCAGTAGGTGAGGACGCCAAAGGAGAAGGTGTGGGACTGGAACCAGGCGGGAGAGATGAGGCTAAGGGCCAAGATGCAGGCTAGGGAGAGTCCCAGGGCTGCCCAGACGCTGCCTGCCATCAGGGAGCATCGATGACCTAGCGGTCACCAGGCAAGATAAGTGGCGGAGGCTGCTGGGAAGAGAGGAACCAGGAGCTGATGAAGGTGCCCCCCCCAGTCAGGGACCTGGTCCTGTGTTTAGACTCTAGGTCCCCAGCCTCCTTTTCGGACTGGTGATGCAGTGGGAGGTGTTAATatctggggagggggtgaggctTTGCCCCAACAAGTTCTGGAAGTAGAGTAACCCCAAATCCTAGAATAAATGTTAGTGCTTAAACAGAACTTTGAACACTCCCGCTCTGCATGGAACATCGTCATCTCCGATCCCagcaagccccccccccatgtttccttccttccttcctttgctcgtTCATTCATTGCTCAGCCCATCAAGTGTGGCACCGTCCAAAAGGGCTGCTGCCCCCCAGAGGGGGCACCTTTTTCTAAATCACACATGGATGCGGTGTTTCCAGCATCCACCCTGCCCATTAGCTCACTCCTGCCAACCACTGACCGCTGTAATTATTTAATTGTATCTGTTTGGAGGTATTTTTGCAAAATAGGTATTGTTCAGcatgtgtataatttttaaaagattttatttatttatttatttatttgagaaagagagagatagtgagagcatgagcaagaaggagagggagaagccagttccccactgagcaaggagcccaacgtgggactcaatcccaagaccctgagatcatgaaccgagctgaaggcagacgttcaatcgactgagccacccaggcgccccagtgtgtatttttaatttgtgtaaTTGACATTAATTCGTATGTTGCATTTTGGTTCCTACTTTGGGCACCAAGCATAATGCCTTTAGGGTCGATCCACGTATCTGTGTGCATGCCTATTCCGTTTAACTTGGAGTTTCCCAGAAGCAGATCCTGAGACGAGGGTTTGGGTGCAGGCAGTTTACCTGGGAGGTGGTCctgtggaggaggaagtgggaTGGGGGGAGAAGGCGGCCGGTTAAGAGTGTGTTACGAAGCCAGCTGTCCCCAGGGTGGCTCTGAGAGATGGGGTACACCCGGCACCTCCAAGTTATCCctccagagggcagagggagctgtGGTCTTTACATACCAATTCCTGCCAGCCATTGGTTGAGGGCCACCCCCCGCGCTGGGTGGCAGCCatgtgtttggggtggggggtgggctggggggcaAATGGGCTCCAACAGGAACTGACAAAAGAGCGGCAATAAAATGCAGCAGGCAGGTGAAAGCCTGTGCGGAGACACGATGACACTGAGGGGTGCGGAGCTGACCGTGACCGGACCTGCCACATCGTCGCCTCCACTGGCTGCGTGCTATTCCCTCTGCTGTTCGCCAGCTCCAGCCCTCTGCCACGGGCAGCTCTGCTGTGAACATCCATGTGCGTGGACTTGTGCCAGAATTTTGGGGGGCCTACACCTTGGAACACATTTGCTGTCTCATATGGCACAGCTCTGCTTCCTCGGAGCCAGAAATCCCGACTCCTCCCCCGGGGTGGCCGCACTATGCCACAGTCTCTCCCTCCGTGCCGACGGCGCCTGTGAGCCCACGTGGCCAAACATTCATCTCAGTCTCCTCCCGTTTTACAGCTGGGAAAGGAGAGGCCCAAAGAGGCTAACAGACTCCCCCAGACCGACCCAGGACGCCAGTGTGGGTGGGTGAGTTGGGTGGCAGGTGCTGTCCACACGCTGTCACATGCTGGGCAATTAGTCCACATCCTAGAGCTCACATGCTTCGTGACTCCCCGGCCACAAGCCCAGAGCGCAGGAGCGAGCTCGTCTTTGCGGACTGGAGGAGAGCCCGCCTGTGGCCCGCGTGTCTGCTGGGCCGCGGGTGGGTGCTATGACCTCGTGTCTGACAGGGGAGGACGCTGAGGCTCAGTGAGGTGTGGGCGACTCAGCCCAAGGACACAGTTAGAAGGGGCGGGCCAGGGATTCATACCCAGACTCGAGGAGTCGGCAGCTGTCCTTCCGGAGAGCCCCAGGGTGATGGTTCTAATAGTTACCCAGCATCACCCAGCTGCCGCGGGCCCCGGCACTGGTCTAGGTGGCTCCTTGGAGAAGTCAGGAGACATGCCCAGGACCTCACAGCTAAGATGTGGGACAGCAGTGCTAGAACCTGGATCTGTCCGAGCCTTGAACGGGGATTAAGTTGAATGCGTAACCATGCTCCTTCCCATCTCCTTGCTTGGCCTCATTCAGCCCCGACCTCTATTCTtcccctgtcttcctctccccagtGCTTAGCTTTCGTCTGAGGCCGGGCTGTGTATCTGTCCCTCTCTGCCCAGAGgtggccaccccccacccccacggggcCAAAATAACTCCTCTGACCCGGTGATGGCATCTCCCAAGAGAATTTCGTTTCTCTTGCCCTGAAACTGCCCCCAAGCATCTCTGAAAGTCCCAGGTACAAACCAACCTTCCAACCATTTACAGCCCAAGTAAATGCTTTCACTTTGAGGAGGCGTACGGGCTGTGAGGCCACAGAGGGTCAATTTCTGGCTCTCCTATgtattggctgtgtgactttgggccaggcacctaccctctctgagcctccttcgTCTGTAAAACAAGCCTGATACGAGTACCTATCTCAGCGGTTGTTGGGAGGATTCAATGAGAAGACGTACAGAAGCTACTTTGTGGAGGGCCCTGCACCCAGGAGGTCCTCCAcgaatgatggtggtggtgatccCGGTGGGGGCAGTGGGGTTATTCGCAGTAGTACTCGTATTAGTCATAGCTGTTATCTTGTTGCTCACACCAGGTGGGATTAGCAGATACTTCAAAGagataaaaaccaaaaatggAGGCCCAGATTGCTCATGTGACTTGCCCGAGATCCCCTGGCAACTCAGGGGAAAACTGAGATCCAAGCCAAGACCCCAGCCCCCAGACTGAGAAGCAGAAACACCTTCTTCTCCCCTGATGACATCCCTCCACCTCCTGTTCCCCAGTGTCCGTCCCCTTGGCTTGCtctcagagagggagggggcaggtggatggggaagaaggggaaggaagggaagggtgCCAGCGATGCAGGGAGACTGAGAATTACccaagagggcagggaggggtgcaAAACGCTCCAAAGGGAAGGCAAGGCCCAGCTGCAACCACTGACCAGCAAACACCCACTAATCCGCCCTTGGCGGCCCCTCGACCCTTCCTGGGACGATGCGACACGAcacccttccctccacctgcctcAGCCCCTCTGACACACTCGTTGACAGACACAGGGAGAGTTTATGCCACAGCCCTGCACGTCAAGGGCCTCCAGAGAACAACCGTGCTACAGTTTTCCAGAGGAAGGATGTAGGATTCCATGGTGCCTCCAACGGTCCTTGGAGAATATTCAGGGTGTCACTTAAATGTCACTAGATCGTAAAGTGCCAAAGTTACTGAGTTTTTGATTTTCCTTCGTTACTTCTCTTTACATCAAGAGGAAAGTCCCTGTTGGAGctaatcagtctttttttttttttaagatttttatttatttatttgacagctagagagagagaggacaagtaggcagagcagcaggcagagggagagggagaagcagactctccgctgagcagggagcccgatgtggggctcgatcctaggcccccaggatcatgacctgagctgaaggcagacgcttaacccaccgagccacccaggcgccccggagctAATCAGTCTTAAACACCTTTCAAAATCTGTCAACctcccccttttattttatttatttatttattaaagattttattttattgagagagtgcacacacgagtgggggggaggggagagggagagagagaatcccaagcagactctgcactgagcatggagcctgatgcggggctcgagcccacgaccctgagatcatgacctgagctgaaaccaagagtcggatgctcaaccgactgagccacccaggcgcccccaacctcctccttttaaaaatgatgggGAGCCTTGAAGAGGCAACAAAGTCGGGTGAGAATTCAGGAATGTGGGCGGGGTTTCCTCGTATTTATCGTGGTGCTTTTGTTCTATGTTTTGCTGGGATGCTGGTTGGCCACTTAGAATTGAAATGTCTTTTAATGAAAAACTGAGTTAATTTAAAACCCAGTCATATCTAAATAATAATAGAGGTGGCAGGACGAGGAGGCCACGGGGGAGGTGGTTTGCTGATAGCCAACACTATATTGATGACCGAAAGCGAGGCCCAGGAGGGCTGAGCCAGCTGAAGGGCACCCAGGGTCAAAAGTGTCTGAGCTGCCAGCCAAGCCAAGGGCACCCACGCAGACTCCCCAGGCCCGGTGCTTTTCAACCTTGGGCTTCACTTCGGGTCTGCAAGCCTGGCTAGCACTTTAAATGTGGCAGGAGTCCTGGGCTTGGAGGCCAGCCAATTACTCTACCACTTCCCAGTCGTGTGATCTGGGACGAGACGCTGCATtggtctgggcctcagtttctccatctgtaaaagcAGATT from Ursus arctos isolate Adak ecotype North America unplaced genomic scaffold, UrsArc2.0 scaffold_34, whole genome shotgun sequence encodes the following:
- the LHFPL7 gene encoding LHFPL tetraspan subfamily member 7 protein: MAGSVWAALGLSLACILALSLISPAWFQSHTFSFGVLTYCSWPRGDSWNQSCGTFRSLEDIPDFAWKVSAAILLGGWLLLAFNAVLLLSWALAPKGLCPRRGSGPMPGVQAAAATTTIVGLLVFPVSLASPFAKEACGASSVYRSGQCQLGWGYVTAILNAVLASLLPTIGWPRRTKVQGRTIVFSGDTEKIILMPEMSK